A part of Bacteroidia bacterium genomic DNA contains:
- a CDS encoding glycoside hydrolase family 31 protein: protein MNTETASNKKEFSPGTIHHWEKSEYTGTIYCDNQVALHITVLAPHILRFRYVLDGYPEKDFSYAIDPSFQAVHSNWKMTETSGFLHIQTEEISCRIAKKGLQTSLLDLKGKIILDDDKGFHWENGDWGNPIVQMSKKAQPEESYFGLGDKSCHLNLRGERLQNWVTDCFGYSATTDPLYRAIPFYYGLNEGRAYGVFFDNSFQSYFDFAKEREDATSFWAHGGEMNYYFIYGPELISVAERYTLLTGRPELPPLWALGFHQCKWSYYPESVVRNLAAEFRQRRIPCDGIYLDIDYMDGYRCFTWNNQHFPDPSGMISDLEKEGFKTVVIIDPGIKIDPNYKVFKEALENDYFCRRSDGPYVKGKVWPGECFFPDYTRPVVRTWWSGLFRDLIRRMGVRGVWNDMNEPAIFDVPNKTFPEDVRHDYDGNMTSHRKAHNVYGMQMSRASYDGVKHFGYPRRPFLITRATYAGGQRFASVWTGDNVASWEHLQLASIQSQRLSISGFSHVGSDVGGFNDMPDGELFVRWLQLGVFHPLYRVHSIGPNATGDSAIDETAIAENLQSGKQIDQEPWSFGDEYTDIARKTIELRYKLIPLLYTAFWQYCTHGTPILRPLSFLDQHDPETLHRMEEFCTGDHLLVCPISEPDAEGRYLYLPEGIWYDFNTNQPIPGEQEIWADATLEDIPMYVRAGGIIPMAPVMQYVGEKPIREMALHVYYKNGEEKSILYSDAGDGYDYLEGKYLLHNFRVSGESKKFTLSQFRNGAFQPTYDKFRVIFHGLPYKSVKCVVDGNETSISFTPVTTEIVVPWNFETITIQ from the coding sequence ATGAACACAGAAACAGCATCTAATAAAAAGGAATTTTCTCCGGGAACGATACATCACTGGGAAAAATCCGAATATACAGGTACGATTTATTGCGACAATCAGGTAGCCCTGCACATTACGGTCCTTGCACCGCATATTCTTCGATTCAGATATGTGCTTGATGGTTACCCTGAAAAAGATTTTTCCTATGCTATAGATCCCTCTTTCCAGGCTGTTCATAGTAATTGGAAAATGACGGAAACCTCTGGGTTTTTGCATATTCAAACGGAAGAAATCAGCTGCCGGATTGCCAAAAAAGGCCTGCAAACAAGTCTGCTTGACCTGAAAGGCAAAATCATTCTGGATGACGATAAGGGTTTTCACTGGGAAAATGGAGACTGGGGTAACCCCATTGTTCAAATGTCCAAAAAGGCGCAGCCCGAAGAAAGTTATTTTGGTCTTGGTGATAAGTCCTGCCATTTAAACCTTCGGGGAGAACGGCTGCAAAACTGGGTGACTGATTGTTTTGGATATTCTGCCACAACCGATCCCCTCTACCGCGCTATTCCCTTTTACTACGGACTAAATGAAGGTCGCGCTTATGGCGTATTTTTCGACAATTCCTTCCAGTCATATTTTGACTTCGCCAAAGAGCGGGAAGATGCCACCAGTTTCTGGGCACACGGAGGAGAAATGAATTACTACTTTATTTATGGCCCGGAACTGATTTCTGTAGCCGAAAGATATACCCTTCTCACCGGACGTCCCGAACTTCCACCGCTTTGGGCTTTAGGTTTTCACCAATGCAAATGGAGTTATTATCCAGAATCAGTCGTCAGAAATCTTGCTGCAGAGTTTCGCCAGCGGCGTATCCCCTGTGATGGCATCTACCTGGATATCGACTATATGGACGGGTATCGCTGTTTTACCTGGAATAACCAGCATTTCCCCGACCCCTCAGGTATGATCTCCGACCTCGAAAAAGAGGGTTTTAAGACAGTGGTAATCATTGATCCGGGTATTAAAATTGATCCCAACTACAAAGTTTTTAAAGAGGCACTGGAAAACGACTATTTCTGCAGAAGGTCAGACGGGCCTTATGTAAAAGGCAAGGTATGGCCGGGAGAATGTTTTTTTCCCGATTATACAAGACCTGTGGTACGTACCTGGTGGTCAGGTCTTTTCCGCGACCTTATCCGACGTATGGGCGTAAGAGGGGTATGGAACGATATGAACGAGCCGGCGATCTTTGATGTTCCCAACAAAACCTTTCCTGAAGACGTGCGGCACGATTACGATGGCAATATGACCAGCCACCGGAAAGCGCATAATGTCTATGGGATGCAAATGTCCCGCGCTTCTTATGACGGTGTCAAACATTTTGGGTACCCTAGGAGACCTTTTCTGATTACCCGCGCTACCTATGCCGGCGGACAGCGGTTTGCTTCCGTATGGACAGGCGATAATGTTGCTAGTTGGGAACACCTTCAGCTTGCGAGCATTCAGTCTCAGCGATTGAGTATTTCAGGGTTTTCGCATGTGGGCTCCGATGTCGGAGGGTTTAATGATATGCCAGATGGAGAATTGTTTGTGAGATGGCTACAGCTCGGCGTTTTTCACCCGTTGTATCGCGTTCACTCTATTGGCCCAAATGCGACAGGAGATTCGGCGATTGATGAAACTGCCATTGCAGAAAATCTTCAGAGCGGGAAACAAATAGATCAGGAGCCCTGGTCATTTGGCGATGAGTATACAGATATTGCGCGAAAAACCATTGAACTTCGGTATAAACTGATACCCCTGCTTTATACAGCCTTCTGGCAATACTGTACCCATGGCACCCCGATACTCCGGCCGTTGTCTTTTCTCGACCAGCACGACCCGGAGACGCTGCACCGCATGGAGGAATTTTGTACAGGTGATCACCTGCTGGTCTGTCCAATCTCAGAGCCGGATGCAGAAGGACGGTATCTGTATCTTCCGGAAGGTATATGGTACGACTTTAATACCAATCAACCGATTCCCGGAGAGCAGGAAATATGGGCCGATGCTACGTTAGAAGACATTCCTATGTATGTACGTGCAGGCGGAATCATACCCATGGCACCGGTCATGCAATATGTAGGCGAAAAACCCATTAGAGAAATGGCCCTCCACGTTTATTATAAAAACGGTGAGGAAAAAAGTATCCTCTACTCAGATGCGGGAGATGGTTATGATTATCTGGAGGGAAAATATCTCCTCCACAACTTCAGGGTTTCAGGAGAAAGTAAAAAATTCACCCTCTCACAATTTCGCAACGGAGCATTTCAACCTACTTATGACAAGTTTCGTGTGATCTTCCACGGCCTGCCCTACAAATCGGTTAAATGCGTAGTTGACGGAAATGAAACCAGTATCAGTTTCACTCCCGTCACCACAGAAATTGTTGTTCCCTGGAATTTCGAAACTATCACGATCCAGTAA
- a CDS encoding glycerol-3-phosphate dehydrogenase/oxidase, producing the protein MNYFASSERKSLIQILAQKEYDLLIIGGGATGAGIALDAASRGMTVALVDKQDFAAGTSSRSTKLIHGGLRYLKQLEIGLVREVGRERAIVHHLAPHLVVSEKMLLPLIEGGTYGKFTTSMGLMVYDVLAGVESAEQRVMLSKEETMAREPLLRTDILEGAGLYAEYRTDDARLTLEVLKTAALYHAHPINYVEATGFLYKDDRVSGAECKDLISGELFQIKAHQVVNAAGPWVDDLRTQNQSMNEKRLHLTKGVHIVVPHAKFPVHQSIYFDMPDGRMVFAIPRGKITYIGTTDTDYTGNKENPRTNLEDVQYLIEGVRHTFPSTHLTVEDVVSSWAGLRPLIHEEGKSSSELSRKDEIFISPTKLVSIAGGKLTGYRKMAERVVDVVAKRLSKKYQQTFQKCTTQHIIISGGGFKNAEDVEIFKKVVHSQLQPLGFDHWEAEYLVHNYGQQTEIILDHFLSGADHTPMGLVMAELWFGLNFEMVQSTMDFFSRRTGRLYFDIDSVRKLKKPVIEELSRQLGWDQARVAQENEWVDQAMEIAAEFPKKS; encoded by the coding sequence ATGAATTACTTTGCAAGCTCAGAAAGAAAATCTCTCATTCAAATTCTTGCTCAAAAAGAATACGACCTGCTAATCATAGGTGGTGGTGCTACAGGTGCAGGAATCGCCTTGGACGCCGCATCAAGAGGCATGACTGTCGCATTGGTGGACAAACAGGATTTTGCCGCAGGTACAAGCAGCCGGTCAACCAAACTGATCCACGGTGGGTTGCGATACCTCAAACAACTGGAAATCGGACTTGTAAGAGAAGTCGGAAGAGAACGAGCCATCGTACACCATTTGGCACCCCATCTGGTTGTTTCCGAAAAAATGTTGTTGCCCCTGATAGAGGGCGGGACTTATGGAAAGTTTACCACCTCTATGGGACTGATGGTTTACGATGTATTGGCCGGTGTGGAAAGTGCAGAACAAAGAGTCATGCTTTCCAAAGAAGAAACCATGGCACGCGAGCCTCTCCTCCGCACAGACATTCTCGAAGGCGCGGGCCTATATGCCGAATACCGCACCGACGATGCGCGCCTCACTCTGGAAGTCCTCAAAACAGCGGCATTATACCATGCCCATCCCATCAATTATGTGGAGGCCACAGGGTTTCTTTACAAAGATGACAGAGTTTCCGGGGCAGAATGTAAAGACCTCATCTCTGGAGAATTGTTTCAAATAAAGGCACACCAGGTAGTCAATGCTGCCGGCCCCTGGGTAGATGATCTTCGCACACAAAATCAGTCCATGAATGAAAAACGCCTTCACCTGACCAAAGGCGTTCATATCGTTGTGCCTCATGCAAAATTTCCCGTACATCAGTCGATCTACTTTGATATGCCCGACGGTCGTATGGTATTTGCCATCCCCAGAGGAAAAATCACTTATATAGGAACAACCGATACCGATTATACCGGAAATAAGGAAAACCCACGCACCAATCTGGAAGATGTTCAATATCTGATTGAAGGGGTCAGGCATACGTTTCCGTCAACACACCTTACCGTGGAAGATGTGGTGTCAAGCTGGGCAGGACTACGCCCGTTGATTCATGAAGAAGGAAAATCCTCCTCTGAGCTTTCCAGAAAAGACGAAATATTTATTTCCCCCACCAAACTTGTGTCTATTGCAGGAGGAAAACTTACCGGATACCGGAAAATGGCCGAAAGAGTGGTGGATGTAGTAGCGAAACGGCTTTCAAAAAAATACCAACAGACTTTTCAAAAGTGCACAACGCAACATATTATCATTTCAGGTGGCGGCTTTAAGAATGCTGAAGATGTTGAAATCTTCAAAAAAGTAGTGCACAGCCAACTCCAGCCACTGGGCTTCGACCATTGGGAAGCGGAATATCTCGTGCATAATTATGGCCAGCAAACAGAAATTATCTTGGATCATTTCCTCAGTGGAGCGGATCATACTCCGATGGGACTGGTCATGGCAGAGCTGTGGTTTGGCCTGAATTTTGAAATGGTTCAATCAACTATGGATTTTTTTAGCAGAAGAACCGGAAGGCTTTACTTTGACATAGACAGCGTCCGTAAGCTTAAAAAGCCAGTAATTGAAGAACTAAGCCGGCAATTGGGTTGGGATCAGGCACGTGTGGCGCAGGAAAACGAATGGGTGGATCAGGCCATGGAAATTGCTGCCGAATTTCCCAAAAAATCATAA
- a CDS encoding RluA family pseudouridine synthase has translation MEKAERNGEKNIVRHYSRKDDPELPELEEDSLFEHFTLQVTGGQKPLRIDKFLSNLLPFTSRSRIKNASGTGSISVNGNPVKVSYKVKPGDEVKLLLPYPPPPELEPEEIPLDIRYEDESLLIIHKPPGMVCHPSFGHRTHTLVHGLLWYFDHLPKPLTASENPRPGLVHRIDRDTSGIIVIAKTEYAMAHLSKQFFDRTTDREYQALVWGNVEQDKGTIVAHIGRHPKNRKIYYPYPDGETGKHGVTHYEVIERFGVVTLVRCKLETGRTHQIRVHMKHIGHTLFSDKEYGGDKQLNGPPTKKYQQFIHNCFEILPRQALHAKSLSLDHPVTGMRMKFDTDLPEDMAGAIEKFRNWAKNPSE, from the coding sequence ATGGAAAAAGCAGAGCGCAACGGCGAAAAGAACATAGTCAGACACTACAGCCGGAAAGATGATCCTGAGTTGCCGGAATTGGAAGAGGATAGCCTGTTTGAACATTTTACCCTTCAGGTTACCGGTGGACAGAAGCCCCTGCGAATAGATAAATTTCTTTCCAACCTTCTGCCTTTCACCTCTCGTTCGAGAATTAAAAATGCTTCTGGTACAGGTTCGATTTCTGTCAATGGAAATCCGGTAAAGGTTTCCTACAAAGTGAAGCCTGGCGATGAGGTCAAACTCCTTCTGCCCTACCCTCCCCCGCCGGAACTGGAGCCTGAGGAAATTCCGCTGGATATCCGCTATGAAGATGAAAGCCTGCTGATCATTCACAAACCACCCGGAATGGTTTGTCATCCCAGTTTTGGCCACCGAACACATACCCTGGTACATGGCCTGCTCTGGTATTTTGATCACCTTCCCAAACCTCTCACAGCTTCAGAAAATCCCCGCCCGGGACTGGTTCACCGCATTGACCGCGACACTTCAGGCATCATTGTGATTGCCAAGACAGAATACGCCATGGCGCATTTGTCCAAACAGTTTTTTGACCGCACTACTGACCGGGAATATCAGGCACTGGTATGGGGAAATGTAGAGCAGGACAAAGGAACCATTGTCGCACATATTGGCAGACACCCCAAAAACCGCAAGATCTACTACCCTTACCCGGATGGAGAAACAGGAAAACATGGCGTAACCCATTACGAAGTGATTGAGCGGTTTGGTGTAGTAACGTTGGTGAGGTGTAAACTGGAAACGGGCAGGACACACCAGATCCGCGTCCATATGAAACATATCGGCCATACGCTTTTTTCTGACAAAGAATATGGCGGAGACAAACAACTCAACGGGCCTCCTACAAAAAAATACCAGCAATTTATTCACAATTGTTTTGAAATTTTGCCCCGGCAGGCACTACACGCCAAATCGCTATCACTAGATCATCCGGTAACCGGAATGCGCATGAAATTTGATACAGATTTGCCCGAAGATATGGCCGGGGCAATTGAAAAATTTCGCAACTGGGCAAAAAACCCCTCTGAATAA
- a CDS encoding prolipoprotein diacylglyceryl transferase, producing the protein MYPRISDILNDIFGWDIILPIQSFGFFVALCFIAAYLVLQADLKRRQGLGEFKTHKVKVTLGGPIKETEILINFLLFGILGFKVGLMIDDYAAFAHNPQAAILSMKGSVPWGLAFAVAGGGYKFYEFWKRRNDKPQVVEQEQGILNELGTVLTIAFVAGILGAKIFHNLEYIHDFIEDPIGSLLSFSGLTFYGGLICAAVGIGWFVVKKGYPLLPFADAFAPALMLGYGIGRIGCQTAGDGDWGIANTAPKPDWMSFLPDWMWAYNYPHNVLNDGIPIEGCTGDYCHVLATPVFPTPFYEIVMALVIFAGLWLIRKRMPYWGQLSGIYLFFNGLERFLIEKIRVNSTYNIFGAEITQAEIISSVLMIFGIVLFYYATFKWKKQSATAKRT; encoded by the coding sequence ATGTATCCAAGAATCAGTGATATTTTAAATGACATATTTGGGTGGGATATTATTCTGCCCATCCAGTCCTTCGGCTTTTTTGTCGCGTTGTGTTTTATTGCAGCATATCTCGTGCTACAAGCAGACCTGAAACGAAGACAGGGTCTGGGAGAATTTAAAACGCACAAAGTAAAGGTTACCCTCGGTGGCCCGATTAAAGAGACGGAAATTCTGATCAACTTTCTCCTGTTTGGGATACTGGGTTTTAAAGTCGGTTTAATGATCGACGATTATGCAGCATTTGCCCACAATCCGCAGGCGGCGATCCTATCGATGAAAGGCTCTGTTCCCTGGGGACTGGCCTTTGCTGTTGCAGGGGGAGGATACAAATTTTATGAATTCTGGAAACGCCGCAATGACAAACCGCAGGTTGTAGAGCAGGAACAAGGCATTCTCAATGAATTGGGAACGGTGCTTACGATTGCTTTTGTAGCGGGGATTTTGGGCGCAAAAATCTTTCACAACCTCGAATATATCCACGATTTTATAGAGGATCCGATAGGTTCACTGCTTTCATTCAGCGGGCTTACATTTTATGGCGGACTGATCTGTGCAGCAGTAGGAATTGGTTGGTTTGTGGTAAAAAAAGGATATCCATTGCTTCCCTTTGCAGATGCTTTCGCCCCGGCATTAATGCTTGGATATGGCATCGGACGTATTGGCTGTCAAACCGCAGGAGACGGCGACTGGGGAATTGCCAATACAGCACCGAAACCAGACTGGATGAGTTTCCTTCCCGATTGGATGTGGGCTTATAACTACCCTCACAACGTCCTGAACGATGGCATACCCATTGAAGGCTGTACCGGCGATTATTGCCATGTGCTCGCAACGCCCGTTTTTCCCACACCATTTTATGAGATCGTGATGGCGCTGGTCATTTTTGCAGGGCTTTGGCTGATCAGAAAACGTATGCCTTATTGGGGCCAGCTTTCCGGGATCTACCTGTTTTTTAATGGTCTGGAACGATTTCTTATTGAAAAAATCAGGGTTAATTCCACCTACAATATCTTCGGAGCAGAGATTACTCAGGCAGAGATTATCTCCTCCGTGTTGATGATTTTTGGTATCGTTCTTTTTTATTACGCTACATTCAAATGGAAAAAGCAGAGCGCAACGGCGAAAAGAACATAG